In the genome of Raphanus sativus cultivar WK10039 chromosome 9, ASM80110v3, whole genome shotgun sequence, the window GCTTATTCTGAATGATAATCATGAGAGAAACGTATCCTTGGTCCAATGAAAGCACAACTCCAGAACACAAACGTGAAGAAGGCCTATCAGGAACAAGCGTGAAGAGTAACAAATGTTTGCATCAAGTTTGGGAAAATCAACCAAAACATTCTTTAAAGGAGTGAATTCAGCGCCTCAGCAGAATGAGACAAAGAGGAAATAATAGGTAAAAACTTCGGAACAAGACTTTAAGAGCCGAAGATTGTATAGATTCATAATTCAACTCTGACACTTCGATTCAATTTGTATTTTAGAGATTATATTTCTTGCCAAAAACAGAAACTTGTCTTTGCAACACATTTTTGTTCCTGGTTTTATATTGTGCTTGCTCTTAATTTATACAACTAAACCGAGTTAAAATCCGTTCAATTCATCAAGATTCATGTCAGATAAATGGAACTACCAATAAactgaaactaataagagaaaACGTATTCATTCATGTCAAATCATTGGTCAATTAATCATAGTACAGAAtcataaacaattaaaaaatactTGAGATAAACCCAACAAGGTGTTGTAAGATCAAACACAACTGTACTAAAACCATAATCTTGATAATTACAATTCTGAGAAGGCACCTACAGAATCGCTTCAAGTAAGATGTTACCCAAAGGGAAGAGCTACTCTGTCTGTCACATGGGAAGAGGAACAAGAGCAAAACAGAGGACTCCTCGGCACCTGAAAGACCAAAGACTAATGCTGTCGCCATATTTCAATCCATTGGCCTTCACCACATCGTTCCACCCACAAACCAAAGCGTAGTTCCAAGAACCGTTCATCTCCCACCTCTTGAGAAACACACCCCACTTCTTAGTGCCTTGGTCAACAAGAACCGCTCCCAACCCCATCTTTTCTCTGTTGTTGATGTCTTCCTCGATGATTCTCGACTCAGCGGGTGTCAAGAAGTCGTTTCGGATCAGTTTGTGGAAAGGGATCGAGAGACGGCTCTGGCTTGGTTTGACATCTGTTTCGAACAGAGTCTTCTCGAAGATTAGCATCGGGTCTTGCGCTCCTTTCGTGTCTCTCATCAACTGGAGCATCCAATCTGGAGTATCTTTCCCCTCCCATGTGAATAAAGTTGACACCTTTGGTTTCTTGAAACTGCGCTTTCCTTCTTGCACGGCACGTCTCTTGCGGCTGCTTGTGTTGTTCTCTGTTAGGCacgaggaagaggaagatgataGGGAACTAGGGTTTGGTGGGTTTTTAGTCTTCTCTGAGGGGATCTTGTTAAGATCGAAGagatgtgaagaagaagaagtagaagcACCGTTAGGGTTTTGAAGAGGTTTCTTTACCGATGATCTTGGTTTTCTTTTGAAAAGATCAAAGATTCTCTTCATTCTctgttcctcttcttcttttcgAGATGTTTGTTTGCGTTCTTGTTCGTGAAGCGACGCCGCAGTATCcaccaaaagagagaaattCGACCACGTCTCCGTGAGATCGCTGTAATATGTATTCATTGTGATCagagatggaaaaaaaaatcaaagttctgagagagagaaaaaaaagagcttGGGGTTGAAGGAAActagaaaagagagaaagacaCACAGAGCGAGCGAGTTTTAGGATTATGAGAAGAGAAAGTGAGAGGAGGAATGGTTGTATATGTTTACAACTAAATACTATCTGGTTTGTTGCAATCATATCAAATCCTATACGATCTCAAATATAGCCGTTGTTTAGTTTTTCCATTTTTTCACTACCTCAGATTACCATCTAGTCCCTGTTTAGGTAATTTCCTTTTTACCAGCCTTGaaatttcccaaaaaaaaaacatgaccgAACAATCCCAAGTAAATTATTTACGTGTTGATGAAAGCTAAGTTAAGGTTTTTGCTTTGACAGAAGATACGATTCGATTTGGTAGTGAGCAAGACACGAGGCGATCGTTAGAAGCTGTTCAGTTCCAAGGTCTAGTAGTAGTCCACTCCAGTGTTAAACCGTCAATATATTTTCACTGTACTAATCTTGGACCGCACACGTGTTGTTTTCTTCTCCGCAAGGAGTTGTTGGAAAGAAAGTGCCCCAACagttttgaaactattttatgttttgccCTAATTGTTTGATAATACAATTTACACCGTAGCTACTTGTTCTAGTCTACACTTTGCATGGCGTCCTTACATATATTGCTTCTTGTCTCGCTAATTAAACATTGTCCTTTGACGCCGATTTGAACTAACCTTTGCAaatcttaatttattttcttaggTTCTGAATCTGGTAGGGACAACCACTCTTTTGTACTTCTCAACTTACTTTGGTCATCCGTGctggtacttttttttttacgacaAAGCACGACAAGAATGAAGCTTCTGAGTGAGGAACGTTTGAAAGAAATTGAAGCTAAGTACGATAGGATAGGCATAAGAGTCGCCAAACAAGGTGCAGAGCAAGAGCTGATTCTTGCTAATGTTTACACATGTGATTAGCGTGAGGAAGAAGGGTAAATTTGTTTAACTGCCACAAATGCTACTTACTGAAAAAGAAGACAGGAGCAACAGGCGATGGGGCTGTGAAAGAAGGTGGGAGCAAGTCTATAGATGGTTCGGTTTGCAATGGAAACTTGTGCACCAGGGCCTGATAAGTTCACACAAGAACTCTGCTAATCTAAAGTAAtaacaaaagaatattctcatTAACTATGATCTTGTATCACCAAAAGGTCGTATGAAAATACTACACCGTCAGTCTGTGTCACACTCTTTATGTTTATCTTATGTATATAGAGAGACAGGGAGAAAGCTTTCTTCTCTAATATAAAATGTTCGTATTCCTGGTTCTGATGGTTAAGCGCACTTAGGCAGAGGAAGCTAAAGGCTGCAATGCTCATGATCTCGAGTGGCTTGAGAACCCTTCATTTGTAATGAGCTGCAAGGAAGGAAGAATAACAACTGTTACATTATTAAAAAACTCGGATTAAAGGAACTTTATAAGCTTGAAATGAAGAGGCTGTTCGTTAACTGGTATGTCTTAACTCAAACACACAAATTAAGGTGGATGTAAAGCATGCTATTACAATTTATCAGAACTTACCTTTGATGATGATCTGTTGATCAGAGGAGAACCACGTTGATGAATTTCCTCTTGGCGAATGCAAGCCACCATTTGTTTGGCGTCCCATTAGCTCTATACGCTACACTCAGTAGCCTCCCACTAGTCTCCTCCCGAACCTGCTTCAAATAGTTCCTGAAAAGCTCTGACATTTCGAAGCCAACAAAACAAGAGGGGGGCTCAAGAGTTAGTTACCCAGTGAGGAACAAAACTACCTCAAAAACAGAACTATTAACAATGTACATACCTGCTTCCTCCTGAGACGAAGGAAGTGAAAAGAGACCTGGAAATGGAAACCCAGCTTCTCCAGGAACAGGGATATCCTCTAAACCCAAATTGATAATCGCCTTAGTTCCAACAGCCAACGTTCTACACCCTTCGAGCCTCTTCAAGGCCACGTTTATATAGAAGGTCAAGTAAATAAGGAGCTTATCAGCAGGACTTTTGATGGGGAAGTTGGTGAAGAAGACGTTGGCGCGGAAGAAGGTGATTGCCTCATCCACAATATCAGTTCTATCTGCCgtatataaaacaaacaaacagacaAACAACAATCATGAAAAAATGatcttttgtttatataacaCTCGAAGAGGCTTTTGATATGAATATGCCTTGTTCAGAGACAGGTGCAGGGCCCTTGATATGGCTCTTGAGAGGAAGCAGAGGACATCCACATGCCTTTGTTATCCCTTCTTCTTCCACAAAGCTCGAGTGATATACCTGAGAAGATCGTTTTAATCATTCAACCTAACGgaaaacgaagaagatgaaTATCCAGATTGAATAATGCGTACCATTATGTTCCCAAACAGACGAATCAAAGCTGTGAGAAGTTAGATCTACTGCGATGAAGAAGATCACGGGAAGGTGTATTCAGAATTGATCGTTAGGTAAACGAAACGAGATAAGATTGCTTATAGAGAAAACGTTGACCTGAGATCAATTAACTTCTAAAGCATTTCCGAAAGAGGATAGAAAGAGATTCTCTTGATGTTACCTGATTCCGGCGGGGAAGAATCCGCGGCGAAGTAGCGACGGTAGTCTCTCTAATCGACGAACTTGGAATcgaatgaaaaacaaaaaaaaattcgtaaAGGGTAGAAGACAGTCAGATATGTTGACACGTGTAAAGCCTCCCTGCATAATGATACCGGTACAACTAATATCAATTCCcggttttggtttgatttggttcAACGGAATTGACAGATATCGGTTATAGCTCGGATTTATTCacgagtttttttcttttttcttttttgtcaaggATTTATTCATGAGTTTGAATTCTATAAAacaagttttaattttttttatattaaaaaaaaaacaagtttaaaGTTTTGGTTTAGGTCTAACAAAAGTGAATCCATAACAAGTGATTGAAATGTTGTTCGATTTCTGGATTAATTTTCCGGTTTAGTTACTGTGccttggaaatatatatatatcatgtttACATAAACAGAGTCATGTAGCAACAAATAGACTATTAGTGACCACATCTTGACCCCCAAACGAATAACTTTAAAGGACTTTTTTTTCTCTACACTGATTTCATAACAGTACAATTGGTGGTCACTGCACCAAGAGGTTAAACTAGATTGATGCTACATTCAATGGCTTCACCATCATTTATATTAGCAGCTACTAGGGTGTGTCGAAAGCTATCATCACCTGAGCACTTCAGAACTGCTCTTTGCACAGCTTGATGATGAGGTTTCAAGTCGTTACTATGGCTCTGATCTTTGTAGCTCGTGAACGCGCCTAAGGCTCCGAGAAACCCTTCATGTCTTAAGAACATTGCTTTTGCCTCACCTCTCGACctgaaaaaataacaaacattAGTCATTGGTCTGAAGGGAAGGGTTTATTACAGAAGTATCAGTCTTAGGTTAATACCAAAAATGAACAGCAACAGATATTGTGTCCATGGTGTACTCGAGCCCACGGATGAAAAACCCACCAAAGAATATACGCTTAAGGCCGAATCTTAGCGCATTCAAGTAAGCAATCTGCAGAGAGAAAGGGGATGATACCAATCTAAAAGCTTAAGAGAGTTTTTCTAAAGTGCATGAAAGTGCTTGCAGGAACAGACCTGACCGATGTTGTTAGATATCATTCTTAGAAGTGATCTTGCTACATCTTCTGGCTGGTAATCTTCCAGTTCTTTGCCGTCAGAAATCGCTTTACCGAAGCTGGAAGCTATGGCCGTTGAGGAGAGACCAAtctaccaaaagaaaaagaatgaaaattcGTTTTTGAATACCAATCTAAAACATTAGCCAAAAACCATCACTAATCAATATACCTTTGAGTAATCTGTTCCACCGTAGATATCACCCACAAGCATGTCAATCACTCTGTTATTTCCCTGGTGGCTTAACTCCAGCAGCTCATCAAAACTGAAACTTAAGTGATATTAGTTACTCAGGAAAGGAGGAAACTGCATAAGAAAGGAAGTTACCTCTTGCATTTTGTTAAAAGCTTTCCAAGACCTAAAAATGTTCCTCCACCAAGGCTTGTCCCACTTATTCGCTCATACTTTCCATCTCCATCGACCTACATATCAACGAGCTTGAGAGTAAGAAACATCTCTGCACCCacttgccaaaaaaaaagagggcaAAGGTGATCAGAGAGAAAGCCAAAATCATAGTAAAACCTTGATCATGCTAACGCCAGAGCCGATATTAACAAGTAGATATGGATACAAATCATTATGGTCGATCTGCACAAACTCTTTTTGGCCATCCAAATAGGTAAATGCTTCCCTTGGCACTGTCTGCAAATGCAAATCAGATTCATGATTCATGTGAACAGACTGAGATCCTCATATGGGTAATGTTAGGATAAAATCAAAGAGGTGATGAttagatagagagagaaaaaaaaatcaaacctttAAGAGAAAGTTGACACCAGAAACAAGAGAATGCATCTCATCTTCCTTATCAAAAACAATTCCAAGTTTCTCCTTAAACAGCTCAGCAAACTTAAATGCTCCACCACCTGTGGCCTTTTGGAACAACATTTACCAATTAGCATATACTTATAATCAAACTAGAAACTTCAACCGCAACATTCCTCACTTCTAGCTTTAGATAACCGATATTTATTACCTTAACCGGAAATTTATCGCGCGTTGTGCCATTCGGATGCTGAACACCTGAATAGTCACAACAAGAGGACTCAAGTCACCTTCCAGGACAAAAGGAATCAATAATAAACTTATTGTCGTTATCTAAGAAAAGACATGATTTTTTGCCTCAATCAAAAGGAAACTCCATTTCCTAAAagacaaaaacttttttttccaaATCATTGAGAAAGTAGAACAAGTAATGGTGTTTTGCCTTAATATGTTCTTACAACATGTGTTTCAGACTAATGATTGCTTCCATTGAATTacagaattaaaaataaaaaaatcagatcttTGAATCAGATTAAAAAACACTAACCGGAATGTTGAAGAATATTGAACCGGATAAAATCTAAACAATCATCGATCTTTCTTGTCTCGAACTTGGCGAAACATAGCCTCCCTTTCACGACGGAGCAACCGTTACCAACGACGATGCTTCCGTCTTGGGAATTGTCTCCATTGGGCGAGAAATAGACAAGCTTTATCAAAGTCCCTGcgaatgagaaaaaaaaaatcaaaaattttcaGGATCATAACGAGAGCAGAATCGGATCTAAAAGGGGTGAGAAATTCAACCTCCGATGTCGAGAGCCAAATGAGAGATTTGAGTCGAGAAGCAATAATCTTTTGGATCCATTGccgttttcttcttcctttttgattttgttttggagttttttttttgtatttaattgaTTCAacgtgaattaaaagaatgttcaACGTTCAACTACTTTGGATCTAACCTATCCCCATGTCTGACTTGTATTTCTTCCCCCATGGAGCAATGTGCAATGTGCCGCAATGTTTGGCTgtcgtttttttatttttttaagagagAGGAAATCTTGCTGACTTGTCATTTGGTCTTGTTTGGTCTTGTTGGGTTGGGTTGGGTTGAATTGAAAAGACAAAAGCTTTGTTGGAACTCAAAGAGATTATTTGTTTCTCTGTTGGATTTGGACATGTTTTTTTGGTAGAAAACTTGGTCATTGAGGAACCATTTAAAAGAATGACAGATTTCTTGCTTGCTAGTATATGACAATTCACATATAGTCCTTTCGCTGCAAGTAATGGtgtttattagtttattaaataatcttaaaatattaaaaagagaaCAGACCTGTTTTGTTCTATTTTAGCAAACAATGCCATGATTTACTATAGTTTGACAAATTTATTCTCACcacacaaacaaagaaaaacaaataacttAAAGCATAGAAATCAAACACATCAAAACAGCATTCTTCACCAGGCCTTTACGGTTTGAAATCGAGGGATTCGTCGTTATAAATATCCCACCATCTCTTGACCAACATTTTGACATCTTCGCTGTCCATGTAAGCTTCTTCTCCAGTGAACTTCCACGGCTTGGATCCCTACAATTATTCACCAGTACTAATACTTGTAAAAGGAATGAAAGTTTCAGAATCAATAGAGGCATGTAAGCAATAGAGAGCACTTACAGGTGCACAGTAATGAATAAACCTTGACATTCTCTAGCTCCACATTCTCCGGGTGGCGCCAGAGTACAGACATAATCAGGTTATAAACCAACGGGATCGGTTTATACACTTTCTCGAAGAACACATTGAGAAAATCCTGCCAAAGTCCCACGTACCAAAATCATCATTCAAACCAACGGAAACTAATATTTCTTATCttattatgttttcaataacCAAGTATGACTTTAACATGGACAAATTTCCCAAAAAACTTTGAAaagagttttttatttatttaccaaaaaaacatacaatgcaaaaaaaaaaactaaaagagatttaattaaaaggtaaaaaaaacaTCTACTCTTactctataaatatataaatattaaaaaataaaatgaaaaataaaaatatttttttttcaaaaaaaaaaacttttttcgATTCGAAAACATATTTGCATCATATTAATCTGAATGTTTAGTGGTATCATATAACTCACTTGTTCTGCAAATTCTGAGGGTGGTGTGACCTTGAGGGTCTGGAGGAGACTGTCATATGCAGCCATGTTAGGCTCAAACACGAACATCCCAGCATTGTAGTACAGTGGAGGAGGAGATTCCATCTCGACCGGCCACTTCACCTTTTCCGGGCACTGCTGGCAATACCCGATTTTGTGTTGCGGCGTGTGGCTCCATGTTTCCTCACAGAAACATGCCTATGACTCCATGCAAGTAACCATCTGGCAAGTCAAAGAGCTCGTCTATATTGTCATAGACTTGAATATCCGCGTCAAGGAACACTACCTTGTTGTACTCTATAAGCT includes:
- the LOC108825388 gene encoding putative B3 domain-containing protein At3g24850 isoform X2, whose product is MKRIFDLFKRKPRSSVKKPLQNPNGASTSSSSHLFDLNKIPSEKTKNPPNPSSLSSSSSSCLTENNTSSRKRRAVQEGKRSFKKPKVSTLFTWEGKDTPDWMLQLMRDTKGAQDPMLIFEKTLFETDVKPSQSRLSIPFHKLIRNDFLTPAESRIIEEDINNREKMGLGAVLVDQGTKKWGVFLKRWEMNGSWNYALVCGWNDVVKANGLKYGDSISLWSFRCRGVLCFALVPLPM
- the LOC108825388 gene encoding B3 domain-containing protein At3g25182-like isoform X1 translates to MNTYYSDLTETWSNFSLLVDTAASLHEQERKQTSRKEEEEQRMKRIFDLFKRKPRSSVKKPLQNPNGASTSSSSHLFDLNKIPSEKTKNPPNPSSLSSSSSSCLTENNTSSRKRRAVQEGKRSFKKPKVSTLFTWEGKDTPDWMLQLMRDTKGAQDPMLIFEKTLFETDVKPSQSRLSIPFHKLIRNDFLTPAESRIIEEDINNREKMGLGAVLVDQGTKKWGVFLKRWEMNGSWNYALVCGWNDVVKANGLKYGDSISLWSFRCRGVLCFALVPLPM
- the LOC108823395 gene encoding actin-related protein 2/3 complex subunit 3, whose translation is MVYHSSFVEEEGITKACGCPLLPLKSHIKGPAPVSEQDRTDIVDEAITFFRANVFFTNFPIKSPADKLLIYLTFYINVALKRLEGCRTLAVGTKAIINLGLEDIPVPGEAGFPFPGLFSLPSSQEEAELFRNYLKQVREETSGRLLSVAYRANGTPNKWWLAFAKRKFINVVLL
- the LOC108823393 gene encoding pantothenate kinase 1 isoform X1, translated to MDPKDYCFSTQISHLALDIGGTLIKLVYFSPNGDNSQDGSIVVGNGCSVVKGRLCFAKFETRKIDDCLDFIRFNILQHSGVQHPNGTTRDKFPVKATGGGAFKFAELFKEKLGIVFDKEDEMHSLVSGVNFLLKTVPREAFTYLDGQKEFVQIDHNDLYPYLLVNIGSGVSMIKVDGDGKYERISGTSLGGGTFLGLGKLLTKCKSFDELLELSHQGNNRVIDMLVGDIYGGTDYSKIGLSSTAIASSFGKAISDGKELEDYQPEDVARSLLRMISNNIGQIAYLNALRFGLKRIFFGGFFIRGLEYTMDTISVAVHFWSRGEAKAMFLRHEGFLGALGAFTSYKDQSHSNDLKPHHQAVQRAVLKCSGDDSFRHTLVAANINDGEAIECSINLV
- the LOC108823393 gene encoding pantothenate kinase 1 isoform X2; this translates as MDPKDYCFSTQISHLALDIGGTLIKLVYFSPNGDNSQDGSIVVGNGCSVVKGRLCFAKFETRKIDDCLDFIRFNILQHSGVQHPNGTTRDKFPVKEKLGIVFDKEDEMHSLVSGVNFLLKTVPREAFTYLDGQKEFVQIDHNDLYPYLLVNIGSGVSMIKVDGDGKYERISGTSLGGGTFLGLGKLLTKCKSFDELLELSHQGNNRVIDMLVGDIYGGTDYSKIGLSSTAIASSFGKAISDGKELEDYQPEDVARSLLRMISNNIGQIAYLNALRFGLKRIFFGGFFIRGLEYTMDTISVAVHFWSRGEAKAMFLRHEGFLGALGAFTSYKDQSHSNDLKPHHQAVQRAVLKCSGDDSFRHTLVAANINDGEAIECSINLV